The Neomonachus schauinslandi chromosome 4, ASM220157v2, whole genome shotgun sequence genome includes a region encoding these proteins:
- the NAPRT gene encoding nicotinate phosphoribosyltransferase isoform X3 translates to MAAEQDPEALAAARPLLTDLYQATMALGYWNAGRAREQAEFELFFRGCPFGGAFALAAGLRDCVRFLRAFRLQDAGNVQFLASVLPPDTDPAFFEHLRALDCSDVTVPLLQVCGPLLVVQLLETPLLCLVSYASLIATNASRLRLIAGPKKRLLEMGLRRAQGPDGGLTASTYSYLGGFDGSSNVLAGQLRGVPLAGTLAHSFITSFLGTEVPPDPMLAPAASQGPRVDLAACAEAWLDRVCAHLGLGVQEPHRGERAAFVAYALAFPRAFQGLLDTYSVQRSGLPNFLAVALALGELGYRAVGVRLDSGDLLQQAQEIRRVFRSISAQFQMPWLESVSITVSNNIDEEELTRLAQEGSEVNVIGIGTNVVTCPRQPSLGCVYKLVSVGGQPRMKLTEDPEKQTLPGSKAAFRLLGADGSPLLDLLQLAEEAPPRAGQELRVWPRGAQGACRVRPAHVEPLLRLWVQQGQLCEPLPSLAESRAFAQLSLSRLSPEHKQLQQPAPYRVALSDKLQALVARLRAGGSS, encoded by the exons ATGGCGGCGGAGCAGGACCCCGAGGCGCTCGCGGCGGCTCGGCCGCTGCTCACCGACCTCTACCAGGCCACCATGGCGCTGGGCTACTGGAACGCGGGGCGGGCGCGGGAGCAGGCGGAGTTCGAGCTCTTCTTCCGGGGCTGCCCGTTCGGCGGCGCCTTCGCCCTGGCCGCGGGGCTGCGCGACTGCGTGCGTTTCCTGCGCGCCTTCCGCTTGCAGGACGCAGGTA ACGTGCAGTTTCTGGCCTCGGTGCTGCCTCCCGACACGGACCCCGCGTTCTTCGAGCACCTTCGTGCCCTCGACTGCTCCGATGTGACG GTGCCCTTGCTGCAGGTGTGCGGGCCGCTCCTGGTGGTGCAGCTGCTGGAGACGCCCCTCCTCTGCCTCGTCAGCTACGCCAG CCTCATCGCCACCAATGCTTCGCGGCTTCGCCTGATCGCGGGTCCGAAAAAGCGGCTGTTGGAGATGGGGCTGCGGCGAGCCCAGGGCCCGGATGGGGGTCTTACCGCCTCTACCTATAGCTACTTGGGCG GCTTCGATGGCAGCAGCAATGTGCTCGCAGGACAGCTGCGGGGTGTGCCCCTGGCCGGAACCCTGGCACACTCTTTCATCACTTCCTTTTTGGGCACTGAGGTGCCCCCCGACCCG ATGTTGGCTCCAGCTGCCAGTCAGGGCCCCAGGGTGGATCTGGCTGCTTGTGCGGAGGCATGGCTGGATCGCGTGTGTGCCCATCTGGGACTGGGGGTGCAGGAGCCCCACCGGGGGGAGCGGGCAGCCTTTGTGGCCTATGCCCTGGCTTTTCCCCGGGCCTTCCAGGGCCTGCTGGACACCTACAGTGTGCAGAG GAGCGGTCTTCCTAACTTTCTGGCAGTAGCCCTGGCCCTGGGGGAGCTGGGCTACCGAGCAGTGGGTGTAAGATTGGACAGTGGTGACTTGCTGCAGCAGGCCCAGGAGATCCGCAGGGTCTTCAGGAGCATTTCGGCCCA GTTCCAGATGCCCTGGCTGGAATCGGTCTCCATCACCGTCAGCAACAACATTGACGAGGAGGAGCTGACCCGGCTGGCCCAGGAG GGCAGTGAGGTCAACGTCATTGGCATCGGCACCAATGTGGTCACGTGTCCCCGCCAGCCTTCCCTGGGCTGCGTCTATAAG CTGGTGTCTGTGGGAGGCCAACCCCGAATGAAACTGACCGAGGACCCCGAGAAACAGACGCTGCCTGGGAGCAAGGCTGCCTTCCGGCTCCTGGGTGCTGATG GGTCTCCGCTGTTGGATTTGCTGCAGTTGGCCGAGGAGGCACCGCCGCGGGCTGGCCAGGAGCTCAGGGTCTGGCCTCGAGGGGCCCAGGGAGCCTGTAGAGTGAGGCCTGCCCACGTGGAGCCCCTGCTGAGGCTCTGGGTCCAGCAGGGACAG ctgTGTGAGCCCCTCCCATCTCTGGCCGAATCTAGAGCCTTCGCGCAGCTGTCCCTGAGCCGTCTGAGCCCGGAGCACAAGCAGCTGCAGCAGCCTGCACCATACCGG GTGGCGCTGTCTGACAAGCTCCAGGCCCTGGTGGCCAGACTGCGGGCAGGAGGGTCCTCCTGA
- the NAPRT gene encoding nicotinate phosphoribosyltransferase isoform X1 produces MAAEQDPEALAAARPLLTDLYQATMALGYWNAGRAREQAEFELFFRGCPFGGAFALAAGLRDCVRFLRAFRLQDAGNVQFLASVLPPDTDPAFFEHLRALDCSDVTVRALPEGSLAFPGVPLLQVCGPLLVVQLLETPLLCLVSYASLIATNASRLRLIAGPKKRLLEMGLRRAQGPDGGLTASTYSYLGGFDGSSNVLAGQLRGVPLAGTLAHSFITSFLGTEVPPDPMLAPAASQGPRVDLAACAEAWLDRVCAHLGLGVQEPHRGERAAFVAYALAFPRAFQGLLDTYSVQRSGLPNFLAVALALGELGYRAVGVRLDSGDLLQQAQEIRRVFRSISAQFQMPWLESVSITVSNNIDEEELTRLAQEGSEVNVIGIGTNVVTCPRQPSLGCVYKLVSVGGQPRMKLTEDPEKQTLPGSKAAFRLLGADGSPLLDLLQLAEEAPPRAGQELRVWPRGAQGACRVRPAHVEPLLRLWVQQGQLCEPLPSLAESRAFAQLSLSRLSPEHKQLQQPAPYRVALSDKLQALVARLRAGGSS; encoded by the exons ATGGCGGCGGAGCAGGACCCCGAGGCGCTCGCGGCGGCTCGGCCGCTGCTCACCGACCTCTACCAGGCCACCATGGCGCTGGGCTACTGGAACGCGGGGCGGGCGCGGGAGCAGGCGGAGTTCGAGCTCTTCTTCCGGGGCTGCCCGTTCGGCGGCGCCTTCGCCCTGGCCGCGGGGCTGCGCGACTGCGTGCGTTTCCTGCGCGCCTTCCGCTTGCAGGACGCAGGTA ACGTGCAGTTTCTGGCCTCGGTGCTGCCTCCCGACACGGACCCCGCGTTCTTCGAGCACCTTCGTGCCCTCGACTGCTCCGATGTGACGGTGCGGGCTCTGCCCGAGGGCTCCCTCGCCTTCCCCGGC GTGCCCTTGCTGCAGGTGTGCGGGCCGCTCCTGGTGGTGCAGCTGCTGGAGACGCCCCTCCTCTGCCTCGTCAGCTACGCCAG CCTCATCGCCACCAATGCTTCGCGGCTTCGCCTGATCGCGGGTCCGAAAAAGCGGCTGTTGGAGATGGGGCTGCGGCGAGCCCAGGGCCCGGATGGGGGTCTTACCGCCTCTACCTATAGCTACTTGGGCG GCTTCGATGGCAGCAGCAATGTGCTCGCAGGACAGCTGCGGGGTGTGCCCCTGGCCGGAACCCTGGCACACTCTTTCATCACTTCCTTTTTGGGCACTGAGGTGCCCCCCGACCCG ATGTTGGCTCCAGCTGCCAGTCAGGGCCCCAGGGTGGATCTGGCTGCTTGTGCGGAGGCATGGCTGGATCGCGTGTGTGCCCATCTGGGACTGGGGGTGCAGGAGCCCCACCGGGGGGAGCGGGCAGCCTTTGTGGCCTATGCCCTGGCTTTTCCCCGGGCCTTCCAGGGCCTGCTGGACACCTACAGTGTGCAGAG GAGCGGTCTTCCTAACTTTCTGGCAGTAGCCCTGGCCCTGGGGGAGCTGGGCTACCGAGCAGTGGGTGTAAGATTGGACAGTGGTGACTTGCTGCAGCAGGCCCAGGAGATCCGCAGGGTCTTCAGGAGCATTTCGGCCCA GTTCCAGATGCCCTGGCTGGAATCGGTCTCCATCACCGTCAGCAACAACATTGACGAGGAGGAGCTGACCCGGCTGGCCCAGGAG GGCAGTGAGGTCAACGTCATTGGCATCGGCACCAATGTGGTCACGTGTCCCCGCCAGCCTTCCCTGGGCTGCGTCTATAAG CTGGTGTCTGTGGGAGGCCAACCCCGAATGAAACTGACCGAGGACCCCGAGAAACAGACGCTGCCTGGGAGCAAGGCTGCCTTCCGGCTCCTGGGTGCTGATG GGTCTCCGCTGTTGGATTTGCTGCAGTTGGCCGAGGAGGCACCGCCGCGGGCTGGCCAGGAGCTCAGGGTCTGGCCTCGAGGGGCCCAGGGAGCCTGTAGAGTGAGGCCTGCCCACGTGGAGCCCCTGCTGAGGCTCTGGGTCCAGCAGGGACAG ctgTGTGAGCCCCTCCCATCTCTGGCCGAATCTAGAGCCTTCGCGCAGCTGTCCCTGAGCCGTCTGAGCCCGGAGCACAAGCAGCTGCAGCAGCCTGCACCATACCGG GTGGCGCTGTCTGACAAGCTCCAGGCCCTGGTGGCCAGACTGCGGGCAGGAGGGTCCTCCTGA
- the NAPRT gene encoding nicotinate phosphoribosyltransferase isoform X5 produces MAAEQDPEALAAARPLLTDLYQATMALGYWNAGRAREQAEFELFFRGCPFGGAFALAAGLRDCVRFLRAFRLQDADVQFLASVLPPDTDPAFFEHLRALDCSDVTVRALPEGSLAFPGVPLLQVCGPLLVVQLLETPLLCLVSYASLIATNASRLRLIAGPKKRLLEMGLRRAQGPDGGLTASTYSYLGGFDGSSNVLAGQLRGVPLAGTLAHSFITSFLGTEVPPDPMLAPAASQGPRVDLAACAEAWLDRVCAHLGLGVQEPHRGERAAFVAYALAFPRAFQGLLDTYSVQRSGLPNFLAVALALGELGYRAVGVRLDSGDLLQQAQEIRRVFRSISAQFQMPWLESVSITVSNNIDEEELTRLAQELVSVGGQPRMKLTEDPEKQTLPGSKAAFRLLGADGSPLLDLLQLAEEAPPRAGQELRVWPRGAQGACRVRPAHVEPLLRLWVQQGQLCEPLPSLAESRAFAQLSLSRLSPEHKQLQQPAPYRVALSDKLQALVARLRAGGSS; encoded by the exons ATGGCGGCGGAGCAGGACCCCGAGGCGCTCGCGGCGGCTCGGCCGCTGCTCACCGACCTCTACCAGGCCACCATGGCGCTGGGCTACTGGAACGCGGGGCGGGCGCGGGAGCAGGCGGAGTTCGAGCTCTTCTTCCGGGGCTGCCCGTTCGGCGGCGCCTTCGCCCTGGCCGCGGGGCTGCGCGACTGCGTGCGTTTCCTGCGCGCCTTCCGCTTGCAGGACGCAG ACGTGCAGTTTCTGGCCTCGGTGCTGCCTCCCGACACGGACCCCGCGTTCTTCGAGCACCTTCGTGCCCTCGACTGCTCCGATGTGACGGTGCGGGCTCTGCCCGAGGGCTCCCTCGCCTTCCCCGGC GTGCCCTTGCTGCAGGTGTGCGGGCCGCTCCTGGTGGTGCAGCTGCTGGAGACGCCCCTCCTCTGCCTCGTCAGCTACGCCAG CCTCATCGCCACCAATGCTTCGCGGCTTCGCCTGATCGCGGGTCCGAAAAAGCGGCTGTTGGAGATGGGGCTGCGGCGAGCCCAGGGCCCGGATGGGGGTCTTACCGCCTCTACCTATAGCTACTTGGGCG GCTTCGATGGCAGCAGCAATGTGCTCGCAGGACAGCTGCGGGGTGTGCCCCTGGCCGGAACCCTGGCACACTCTTTCATCACTTCCTTTTTGGGCACTGAGGTGCCCCCCGACCCG ATGTTGGCTCCAGCTGCCAGTCAGGGCCCCAGGGTGGATCTGGCTGCTTGTGCGGAGGCATGGCTGGATCGCGTGTGTGCCCATCTGGGACTGGGGGTGCAGGAGCCCCACCGGGGGGAGCGGGCAGCCTTTGTGGCCTATGCCCTGGCTTTTCCCCGGGCCTTCCAGGGCCTGCTGGACACCTACAGTGTGCAGAG GAGCGGTCTTCCTAACTTTCTGGCAGTAGCCCTGGCCCTGGGGGAGCTGGGCTACCGAGCAGTGGGTGTAAGATTGGACAGTGGTGACTTGCTGCAGCAGGCCCAGGAGATCCGCAGGGTCTTCAGGAGCATTTCGGCCCA GTTCCAGATGCCCTGGCTGGAATCGGTCTCCATCACCGTCAGCAACAACATTGACGAGGAGGAGCTGACCCGGCTGGCCCAGGAG CTGGTGTCTGTGGGAGGCCAACCCCGAATGAAACTGACCGAGGACCCCGAGAAACAGACGCTGCCTGGGAGCAAGGCTGCCTTCCGGCTCCTGGGTGCTGATG GGTCTCCGCTGTTGGATTTGCTGCAGTTGGCCGAGGAGGCACCGCCGCGGGCTGGCCAGGAGCTCAGGGTCTGGCCTCGAGGGGCCCAGGGAGCCTGTAGAGTGAGGCCTGCCCACGTGGAGCCCCTGCTGAGGCTCTGGGTCCAGCAGGGACAG ctgTGTGAGCCCCTCCCATCTCTGGCCGAATCTAGAGCCTTCGCGCAGCTGTCCCTGAGCCGTCTGAGCCCGGAGCACAAGCAGCTGCAGCAGCCTGCACCATACCGG GTGGCGCTGTCTGACAAGCTCCAGGCCCTGGTGGCCAGACTGCGGGCAGGAGGGTCCTCCTGA
- the NAPRT gene encoding nicotinate phosphoribosyltransferase isoform X4: MAAEQDPEALAAARPLLTDLYQATMALGYWNAGRAREQAEFELFFRGCPFGGAFALAAGLRDCVRFLRAFRLQDADVQFLASVLPPDTDPAFFEHLRALDCSDVTVRALPEGSLAFPGVPLLQVCGPLLVVQLLETPLLCLVSYASLIATNASRLRLIAGPKKRLLEMGLRRAQGPDGGLTASTYSYLGGFDGSSNVLAGQLRGVPLAGTLAHSFITSFLGTEVPPDPMLAPAASQGPRVDLAACAEAWLDRVCAHLGLGVQEPHRGERAAFVAYALAFPRAFQGLLDTYSVQRSGLPNFLAVALALGELGYRAVGVRLDSGDLLQQAQEIRRVFRSISAQFQMPWLESVSITVSNNIDEEELTRLAQEGSEVNVIGIGTNVVTCPRQPSLGCVYKLVSVGGQPRMKLTEDPEKQTLPGSKAAFRLLGADGSPLLDLLQLAEEAPPRAGQELRVWPRGAQGACRVRPAHLCEPLPSLAESRAFAQLSLSRLSPEHKQLQQPAPYRVALSDKLQALVARLRAGGSS; encoded by the exons ATGGCGGCGGAGCAGGACCCCGAGGCGCTCGCGGCGGCTCGGCCGCTGCTCACCGACCTCTACCAGGCCACCATGGCGCTGGGCTACTGGAACGCGGGGCGGGCGCGGGAGCAGGCGGAGTTCGAGCTCTTCTTCCGGGGCTGCCCGTTCGGCGGCGCCTTCGCCCTGGCCGCGGGGCTGCGCGACTGCGTGCGTTTCCTGCGCGCCTTCCGCTTGCAGGACGCAG ACGTGCAGTTTCTGGCCTCGGTGCTGCCTCCCGACACGGACCCCGCGTTCTTCGAGCACCTTCGTGCCCTCGACTGCTCCGATGTGACGGTGCGGGCTCTGCCCGAGGGCTCCCTCGCCTTCCCCGGC GTGCCCTTGCTGCAGGTGTGCGGGCCGCTCCTGGTGGTGCAGCTGCTGGAGACGCCCCTCCTCTGCCTCGTCAGCTACGCCAG CCTCATCGCCACCAATGCTTCGCGGCTTCGCCTGATCGCGGGTCCGAAAAAGCGGCTGTTGGAGATGGGGCTGCGGCGAGCCCAGGGCCCGGATGGGGGTCTTACCGCCTCTACCTATAGCTACTTGGGCG GCTTCGATGGCAGCAGCAATGTGCTCGCAGGACAGCTGCGGGGTGTGCCCCTGGCCGGAACCCTGGCACACTCTTTCATCACTTCCTTTTTGGGCACTGAGGTGCCCCCCGACCCG ATGTTGGCTCCAGCTGCCAGTCAGGGCCCCAGGGTGGATCTGGCTGCTTGTGCGGAGGCATGGCTGGATCGCGTGTGTGCCCATCTGGGACTGGGGGTGCAGGAGCCCCACCGGGGGGAGCGGGCAGCCTTTGTGGCCTATGCCCTGGCTTTTCCCCGGGCCTTCCAGGGCCTGCTGGACACCTACAGTGTGCAGAG GAGCGGTCTTCCTAACTTTCTGGCAGTAGCCCTGGCCCTGGGGGAGCTGGGCTACCGAGCAGTGGGTGTAAGATTGGACAGTGGTGACTTGCTGCAGCAGGCCCAGGAGATCCGCAGGGTCTTCAGGAGCATTTCGGCCCA GTTCCAGATGCCCTGGCTGGAATCGGTCTCCATCACCGTCAGCAACAACATTGACGAGGAGGAGCTGACCCGGCTGGCCCAGGAG GGCAGTGAGGTCAACGTCATTGGCATCGGCACCAATGTGGTCACGTGTCCCCGCCAGCCTTCCCTGGGCTGCGTCTATAAG CTGGTGTCTGTGGGAGGCCAACCCCGAATGAAACTGACCGAGGACCCCGAGAAACAGACGCTGCCTGGGAGCAAGGCTGCCTTCCGGCTCCTGGGTGCTGATG GGTCTCCGCTGTTGGATTTGCTGCAGTTGGCCGAGGAGGCACCGCCGCGGGCTGGCCAGGAGCTCAGGGTCTGGCCTCGAGGGGCCCAGGGAGCCTGTAGAGTGAGGCCTGCCCAC ctgTGTGAGCCCCTCCCATCTCTGGCCGAATCTAGAGCCTTCGCGCAGCTGTCCCTGAGCCGTCTGAGCCCGGAGCACAAGCAGCTGCAGCAGCCTGCACCATACCGG GTGGCGCTGTCTGACAAGCTCCAGGCCCTGGTGGCCAGACTGCGGGCAGGAGGGTCCTCCTGA
- the NAPRT gene encoding nicotinate phosphoribosyltransferase isoform X2: protein MAAEQDPEALAAARPLLTDLYQATMALGYWNAGRAREQAEFELFFRGCPFGGAFALAAGLRDCVRFLRAFRLQDADVQFLASVLPPDTDPAFFEHLRALDCSDVTVRALPEGSLAFPGVPLLQVCGPLLVVQLLETPLLCLVSYASLIATNASRLRLIAGPKKRLLEMGLRRAQGPDGGLTASTYSYLGGFDGSSNVLAGQLRGVPLAGTLAHSFITSFLGTEVPPDPMLAPAASQGPRVDLAACAEAWLDRVCAHLGLGVQEPHRGERAAFVAYALAFPRAFQGLLDTYSVQRSGLPNFLAVALALGELGYRAVGVRLDSGDLLQQAQEIRRVFRSISAQFQMPWLESVSITVSNNIDEEELTRLAQEGSEVNVIGIGTNVVTCPRQPSLGCVYKLVSVGGQPRMKLTEDPEKQTLPGSKAAFRLLGADGSPLLDLLQLAEEAPPRAGQELRVWPRGAQGACRVRPAHVEPLLRLWVQQGQLCEPLPSLAESRAFAQLSLSRLSPEHKQLQQPAPYRVALSDKLQALVARLRAGGSS, encoded by the exons ATGGCGGCGGAGCAGGACCCCGAGGCGCTCGCGGCGGCTCGGCCGCTGCTCACCGACCTCTACCAGGCCACCATGGCGCTGGGCTACTGGAACGCGGGGCGGGCGCGGGAGCAGGCGGAGTTCGAGCTCTTCTTCCGGGGCTGCCCGTTCGGCGGCGCCTTCGCCCTGGCCGCGGGGCTGCGCGACTGCGTGCGTTTCCTGCGCGCCTTCCGCTTGCAGGACGCAG ACGTGCAGTTTCTGGCCTCGGTGCTGCCTCCCGACACGGACCCCGCGTTCTTCGAGCACCTTCGTGCCCTCGACTGCTCCGATGTGACGGTGCGGGCTCTGCCCGAGGGCTCCCTCGCCTTCCCCGGC GTGCCCTTGCTGCAGGTGTGCGGGCCGCTCCTGGTGGTGCAGCTGCTGGAGACGCCCCTCCTCTGCCTCGTCAGCTACGCCAG CCTCATCGCCACCAATGCTTCGCGGCTTCGCCTGATCGCGGGTCCGAAAAAGCGGCTGTTGGAGATGGGGCTGCGGCGAGCCCAGGGCCCGGATGGGGGTCTTACCGCCTCTACCTATAGCTACTTGGGCG GCTTCGATGGCAGCAGCAATGTGCTCGCAGGACAGCTGCGGGGTGTGCCCCTGGCCGGAACCCTGGCACACTCTTTCATCACTTCCTTTTTGGGCACTGAGGTGCCCCCCGACCCG ATGTTGGCTCCAGCTGCCAGTCAGGGCCCCAGGGTGGATCTGGCTGCTTGTGCGGAGGCATGGCTGGATCGCGTGTGTGCCCATCTGGGACTGGGGGTGCAGGAGCCCCACCGGGGGGAGCGGGCAGCCTTTGTGGCCTATGCCCTGGCTTTTCCCCGGGCCTTCCAGGGCCTGCTGGACACCTACAGTGTGCAGAG GAGCGGTCTTCCTAACTTTCTGGCAGTAGCCCTGGCCCTGGGGGAGCTGGGCTACCGAGCAGTGGGTGTAAGATTGGACAGTGGTGACTTGCTGCAGCAGGCCCAGGAGATCCGCAGGGTCTTCAGGAGCATTTCGGCCCA GTTCCAGATGCCCTGGCTGGAATCGGTCTCCATCACCGTCAGCAACAACATTGACGAGGAGGAGCTGACCCGGCTGGCCCAGGAG GGCAGTGAGGTCAACGTCATTGGCATCGGCACCAATGTGGTCACGTGTCCCCGCCAGCCTTCCCTGGGCTGCGTCTATAAG CTGGTGTCTGTGGGAGGCCAACCCCGAATGAAACTGACCGAGGACCCCGAGAAACAGACGCTGCCTGGGAGCAAGGCTGCCTTCCGGCTCCTGGGTGCTGATG GGTCTCCGCTGTTGGATTTGCTGCAGTTGGCCGAGGAGGCACCGCCGCGGGCTGGCCAGGAGCTCAGGGTCTGGCCTCGAGGGGCCCAGGGAGCCTGTAGAGTGAGGCCTGCCCACGTGGAGCCCCTGCTGAGGCTCTGGGTCCAGCAGGGACAG ctgTGTGAGCCCCTCCCATCTCTGGCCGAATCTAGAGCCTTCGCGCAGCTGTCCCTGAGCCGTCTGAGCCCGGAGCACAAGCAGCTGCAGCAGCCTGCACCATACCGG GTGGCGCTGTCTGACAAGCTCCAGGCCCTGGTGGCCAGACTGCGGGCAGGAGGGTCCTCCTGA